Proteins from a genomic interval of Rhipicephalus microplus isolate Deutch F79 chromosome 6, USDA_Rmic, whole genome shotgun sequence:
- the LOC142766069 gene encoding uncharacterized protein LOC142766069 → MVRVAEAMEAVMERRRIFEVSFDEYVGTVNGLFNVLEICGGFALYLMMGQPEGRAQGILRGTGYTFSFNGLFMVISGVLSATSGHYLPSTFYYVIFQGTGSVLYIFCCILVVRQKSEVGMPAMVGLMTGAMHAFHCAYSTYKIYYENK, encoded by the exons ATGGTTCGCGTAGCTGAGGCCATGGAGGCGGTGATGGAGCGTCGCCGCATCTTTGAGGTCTCCTTCGACGAGTACGTCGGCACTGTCAACGGACTCTTCAACGTCCTCGAAATT TGCGGCGGCTTCGCGCTGTACCTGATGATGGGCCAGCCCGAGGGCCGCGCCCAGGGCATCCTAAGGGGCACGGGGTACACCTTCTCGTTCAACGGCCTCTTCATGGTCATCTCGGGCGTCCTCAGCGCCACCTCGGGACACTACCTGCCCTCCACCTTCTAC taCGTGATTTTCCAGGGAACGGGCAGCGTCCTGTACATATTCTGCTGCATCCTGGTCGTTCGGCAGAAGAGCGAAGTCGGCATGCCGGCG ATGGTGGGCCTGATGACGGGAGCCATGCACGCCTTCCACTGCGCTTACTCGACGTACAAAATCTACTACGAGAACAAGTGA